The following are encoded in a window of Dysidea avara chromosome 4, odDysAvar1.4, whole genome shotgun sequence genomic DNA:
- the LOC136253952 gene encoding NEDD8-activating enzyme E1 catalytic subunit-like, with amino-acid sequence MLLSTLPPLQVSLLTYTDDGQLDVSSVIPLIDGVTEGFKGNARVILPGVLVCIDCTLDLYPPQVNYPLCTIAHTPRLPEHCVEYAKVLLWPKENPFGEGVPIDGDNPDHVSWLLEQAEQRTAQHNITGVTCRLTQGVVKRIIPAVASSNTVIVVK; translated from the exons ATGCTATTGTCTACTCTTCCTCCACTACAGGTCAGCCTACTAACCTATACTGATGATGGACAGTTAGATGTGTCCAGTGTGATCCCACTAATTGATGGGGTCACTGAGG GTTTCAAAGGTAATGCTAGAGTCATCCTTCCTGGAGTATTAGTTTGTATTGACTGTACTCTGGACCTGTATCCTCCACAg GTCAACTACCCCCTGTGTACGATAGCCCACACCCCCAGACTGCCTGAGCATTGTGTGGAATATGCTAAAGTGTTACTGTGGCCTAAGGAGAACCCTTTTGGAG AGGGTGTACCTATTGATGGTGACAACCCGGATCATGTGAGCTGGTTACTAGAGCAGGCAGAGCAGAGGACAGCTCAGCATAACATCACTGGGGTGACCTGCCGACTGACCCAGGGGGTAGTAAAGAGGATTATACCGGCTGTCGCTAGTAGCAACACTGTCATTGTTG